A genomic stretch from Tenrec ecaudatus isolate mTenEca1 chromosome 17, mTenEca1.hap1, whole genome shotgun sequence includes:
- the LOC142430806 gene encoding small ribosomal subunit protein eS27-like, whose translation MPLAKDLLHPSPEEEKRKHKKKRLVQSPNSYFMHVKCPSCYKITTVFSHAQAVVLCVGCSTVLCQPPGGKARLTEGCSFRRKQH comes from the coding sequence ATGCCTCTCGCAAAGGATCTCCTTCACCCCTCTCccgaagaggagaagagaaaacacaagaagaagcGCCTGGTGCAGAGCCCCAATTCCTACTTCATGCATGTCAAATGCCCAAGCTGCTATAAAATCACCACGGTCTTCAGCCATGCACAAGCAGTAGTTCTGTGTGTTGGCTGCTCTACTGTCCTCTGTCAGCCTCCAGgaggaaaagcaaggctcacagaAGGATGCTCCTTCAGACGGAAGCAGCACTAA